In one window of Miscanthus floridulus cultivar M001 chromosome 12, ASM1932011v1, whole genome shotgun sequence DNA:
- the LOC136497766 gene encoding alpha carbonic anhydrase 1, chloroplastic-like isoform X3 gives MTPSIYPSVCLLHICSCIPLGGCFPYKLGGFRVFFIQMRTCTTNAAFFLLLLPLCACCVATGLACDPNGGGAKFGYIGSIGPAHWGSLSPNFTQCARGTHQSPIDISTAEAALNPGLQPLHRDYTVANATLVDNVFNIALRFDDDGAAGSVRIDGKVYRLKQMHWHSPSEHTINGQRFPVELHMVHASDDGNVTVVAMLYRFGSRPDPLLWQIQDKLAALYAEEGAPVPAGNVSLWSLRLYSHTYYHYVGSFTTPPCTENVIWSVLAQVREMTVDQAAALMAPLEQAYRRNNRPTQPMNGRIVQVYYHRFMNKKTAP, from the exons ATGACACCATCCATCTATCCATCTGTCTGTCTCCTCCATATATGTTCGTGCATTCCGCTTGGGGGCTGTTTCCCTTATAAACTAG GCGGCTTCAGAGTTTTCTTCATTCAGATGAGGACTTGTACCACAAATGCAGCCTTCTTTCTCCTGCTGCTGCCGCTGTGTGCTTGCTGCGTTGCCACCGGCCTTGCCTGTGACCCTA ATGGCGGTGGCGCCAAGTTCGGGTACATCGGCTCTATCGGTCCTGCCCACTGGGGCAGCTTGAGCCCCAACTTCACGCAGTGCGCGAGAGGGACGCACCAGTCCCCGATCGACATCTCCACGGCCGAAGCGGCTCTCAACCCGGGGCTGCAGCCACTCCACAGGGACTACACCGTCGCCAACGCTACCCTTGTCGATAACGTCTTCAACATCGCG CTGCGCTTCGACGACGACGGAGCTGCTGGGAGCGTGCGCATCGACGGGAAGGTGTACAGGCTGAAGCAGATGCACTGGCACTCgccctccgagcacaccatcaaCGGGCAGAGGTTCCCCGTGGAGCTCCACATGGTTCACGCCAGCGACGACGGCAACGTCACCGTGGTGGCCATGCTCTACCGATTTGGAAGCAGGCCGGACCCTCTGCTTTGGCAG ATTCAGGACAAGCTGGCTGCGCTGTACGCGGAGGAGGGCGCTCCAGTTCCCGCCGGGAACGTTAGCCTCTGGTCGCTGAGGCTGTACTCCCACACGTACTACCACTACGTCGGGTCCTTCACCACGCCGCCCTGCACCGAGAACGTCATCTGGAGCGTCCTTGCCCAGGTGAGGGAGATGACGGTGGATCAGGCCGCCGCCCTGATGGCGCCCCTGGAGCAAGCCTACAGGCGCAACAACAGGCCGACGCAGCCGATGAACGGCCGCATCGTCCAGGTCTACTACCACCGGTTCATGAACAAGAAGACGGCGCCGTAG
- the LOC136497766 gene encoding alpha carbonic anhydrase 1, chloroplastic-like isoform X2, translating to MIIYPCSFVEGVQAQANTFTITVPAWITEDPGPPIHPSILQAHPSFFPKGWCGVAVSTEHILRNRVPSLCAQQLKGGFRVFFIQMRTCTTNAAFFLLLLPLCACCVATGLACDPNGGGAKFGYIGSIGPAHWGSLSPNFTQCARGTHQSPIDISTAEAALNPGLQPLHRDYTVANATLVDNVFNIALRFDDDGAAGSVRIDGKVYRLKQMHWHSPSEHTINGQRFPVELHMVHASDDGNVTVVAMLYRFGSRPDPLLWQIQDKLAALYAEEGAPVPAGNVSLWSLRLYSHTYYHYVGSFTTPPCTENVIWSVLAQVREMTVDQAAALMAPLEQAYRRNNRPTQPMNGRIVQVYYHRFMNKKTAP from the exons ATGATTATATATCCATGCTCGTTCGTGGAGGGAGTCCAAGCGCAAGCTAACACATTCACCATCACCGTTCCCGCTTGGATCACTGAAGATCCCGGGCcacccatccatccatccatcctccAGGCTCACCCATCTTTCTTTCCAAAAGGGTGGTGTGGTGTGGCCGTGAGCACGGAGCACATCTTGAG GAATCGAGTGCCAAGCCTCTGCGCGCAGCAACTTAAAG GCGGCTTCAGAGTTTTCTTCATTCAGATGAGGACTTGTACCACAAATGCAGCCTTCTTTCTCCTGCTGCTGCCGCTGTGTGCTTGCTGCGTTGCCACCGGCCTTGCCTGTGACCCTA ATGGCGGTGGCGCCAAGTTCGGGTACATCGGCTCTATCGGTCCTGCCCACTGGGGCAGCTTGAGCCCCAACTTCACGCAGTGCGCGAGAGGGACGCACCAGTCCCCGATCGACATCTCCACGGCCGAAGCGGCTCTCAACCCGGGGCTGCAGCCACTCCACAGGGACTACACCGTCGCCAACGCTACCCTTGTCGATAACGTCTTCAACATCGCG CTGCGCTTCGACGACGACGGAGCTGCTGGGAGCGTGCGCATCGACGGGAAGGTGTACAGGCTGAAGCAGATGCACTGGCACTCgccctccgagcacaccatcaaCGGGCAGAGGTTCCCCGTGGAGCTCCACATGGTTCACGCCAGCGACGACGGCAACGTCACCGTGGTGGCCATGCTCTACCGATTTGGAAGCAGGCCGGACCCTCTGCTTTGGCAG ATTCAGGACAAGCTGGCTGCGCTGTACGCGGAGGAGGGCGCTCCAGTTCCCGCCGGGAACGTTAGCCTCTGGTCGCTGAGGCTGTACTCCCACACGTACTACCACTACGTCGGGTCCTTCACCACGCCGCCCTGCACCGAGAACGTCATCTGGAGCGTCCTTGCCCAGGTGAGGGAGATGACGGTGGATCAGGCCGCCGCCCTGATGGCGCCCCTGGAGCAAGCCTACAGGCGCAACAACAGGCCGACGCAGCCGATGAACGGCCGCATCGTCCAGGTCTACTACCACCGGTTCATGAACAAGAAGACGGCGCCGTAG
- the LOC136497364 gene encoding glucan endo-1,3-beta-glucosidase 14-like, which yields MAVAERFGTRWPPSRFFLVAVLLVLLTDGGVAWRRGAEALSIGINYGQIGDNLPSPSRVSYLLQSMQVSKVKLYDADPTVLSAFLDTDVEFVVGIGNENVSAMAADPSAARAWVQRHVQPYLLTGTRRITCITVGNEVLKGKDTALKASLLPAMQSVYGALAALGLQGRVNVTTAHSLDIMGTSYPPSAGAFAPDAVPYVQPLLGFLSMARSPFLINCYPYFAYKADPGNVPLEYVLFQPNAGVTDANTRLNYDNMLYAQVDSVYAAIQALGHTDVDVKISETGWPSRGDPDEAGATPEYAGTYIGNLLQRIEMKQGTPLRPSVPIDVYVFALFNENLKPGPASERNYGLFYPDGTPVYNVGLRGYLPPMDFSRGTQKAVRLFAFILIAIASITLSIS from the exons ATGGCCGTGGCGGAGCGGTTCGGAACTCGCTGGCCGCCGTCTCGCTTCTTCTTAGTCGCGGTGCTCCTCGTCCTGCTGACAG ATGGCGGAGTGGCGTGGAGGAGAGGAGCTGAAGCCCTGTCGATCGGCATCAACTACGGGCAGATCGGAGACAACCTGCCCTCCCCGTCGAGGGTGTCGTACCTGCTCCAGTCGATGCAGGTGAGCAAGGTGAAGCTGTACGACGCGGACCCGACCGTGCTCTCTGCGTTCCTCGACACGGACGTGGAGTTCGTGGTGGGCATCGGCAACGAGAACGTGTCGGCGATGGCGGCGGACCCGTCCGCGGCGCGGGCGTGGGTGCAGCGCCACGTGCAGCCGTACCTCCTCACCGGCACGCGGCGCATCACCTGCATCACCGTCGGCAACGAGGTGCTCAAGGGCAAGGACACGGCGCTCAAGGCCAGCCTCCTCCCCGCCATGCAGTCCGTGTACGGCGCGCTCGCCGCGCTGGGCCTGCAGGGCCGCGTGAACGTCACCACGGCGCACTCCCTGGACATCATGGGCACCTCGTACCCGCCCTCCGCGGGCGCGTTCGCGCCCGACGCCGTGCCCTACGTGCAGCCGCTGCTGGGGTTCCTGTCCATGGCCAGGTCCCCGTTCCTCATCAACTGCTACCCGTACTTCGCGTACAAGGCGGACCCGGGCAACGTGCCGCTGGAGTACGTCCTGTTCCAGCCCAACGCCGGCGTCACCGACGCCAACACCAGGCTCAACTACGACAACATGCTGTACGCCCAGGTGGACTCGGTGTACGCCGCGATCCAGGCGCTGGGGCACACCGACGTCGACGTCAAGATCTCCGAGACCGGGTGGCCGTCCAGGGGAGACCCCGACGAGGCGGGCGCCACGCCGGAGTACGCCGGGACGTACATCGGGAACCTCCTGCAGAGGATCGAGATGAAGCAGGGCACGCCGCTGAGGCCGTCGGTGCCCATCGACGTCTACGTCTTCGCGCTCTTCAATGAGAACCTCAAGCCCGGGCCGGCCTCCGAGCGGAACTACGGCCTGTTCTACCCTGACGGCACGCCGGTGTACAACGTCGGCCTGAGGGGCTACCTTCCACCCATGGATTTTTCACGAGGCACCCAAAAG GCGGTTCGTTTGTTTGCCTTCATCCTCATAGCCATTGCATCGATCACTCTCAGCATCTCCTGA
- the LOC136497766 gene encoding alpha carbonic anhydrase 1, chloroplastic-like isoform X1: MIIYPCSFVEGVQAQANTFTITVPAWITEDPGPPIHPSILQAHPSFFPKGWCGVAVSTEHILRYGGFCVPSFCRNRVPSLCAQQLKGGFRVFFIQMRTCTTNAAFFLLLLPLCACCVATGLACDPNGGGAKFGYIGSIGPAHWGSLSPNFTQCARGTHQSPIDISTAEAALNPGLQPLHRDYTVANATLVDNVFNIALRFDDDGAAGSVRIDGKVYRLKQMHWHSPSEHTINGQRFPVELHMVHASDDGNVTVVAMLYRFGSRPDPLLWQIQDKLAALYAEEGAPVPAGNVSLWSLRLYSHTYYHYVGSFTTPPCTENVIWSVLAQVREMTVDQAAALMAPLEQAYRRNNRPTQPMNGRIVQVYYHRFMNKKTAP; encoded by the exons ATGATTATATATCCATGCTCGTTCGTGGAGGGAGTCCAAGCGCAAGCTAACACATTCACCATCACCGTTCCCGCTTGGATCACTGAAGATCCCGGGCcacccatccatccatccatcctccAGGCTCACCCATCTTTCTTTCCAAAAGGGTGGTGTGGTGTGGCCGTGAGCACGGAGCACATCTTGAG ATACGGGGGCTTCTGCGTGCCCTCTTTTTGCAGGAATCGAGTGCCAAGCCTCTGCGCGCAGCAACTTAAAG GCGGCTTCAGAGTTTTCTTCATTCAGATGAGGACTTGTACCACAAATGCAGCCTTCTTTCTCCTGCTGCTGCCGCTGTGTGCTTGCTGCGTTGCCACCGGCCTTGCCTGTGACCCTA ATGGCGGTGGCGCCAAGTTCGGGTACATCGGCTCTATCGGTCCTGCCCACTGGGGCAGCTTGAGCCCCAACTTCACGCAGTGCGCGAGAGGGACGCACCAGTCCCCGATCGACATCTCCACGGCCGAAGCGGCTCTCAACCCGGGGCTGCAGCCACTCCACAGGGACTACACCGTCGCCAACGCTACCCTTGTCGATAACGTCTTCAACATCGCG CTGCGCTTCGACGACGACGGAGCTGCTGGGAGCGTGCGCATCGACGGGAAGGTGTACAGGCTGAAGCAGATGCACTGGCACTCgccctccgagcacaccatcaaCGGGCAGAGGTTCCCCGTGGAGCTCCACATGGTTCACGCCAGCGACGACGGCAACGTCACCGTGGTGGCCATGCTCTACCGATTTGGAAGCAGGCCGGACCCTCTGCTTTGGCAG ATTCAGGACAAGCTGGCTGCGCTGTACGCGGAGGAGGGCGCTCCAGTTCCCGCCGGGAACGTTAGCCTCTGGTCGCTGAGGCTGTACTCCCACACGTACTACCACTACGTCGGGTCCTTCACCACGCCGCCCTGCACCGAGAACGTCATCTGGAGCGTCCTTGCCCAGGTGAGGGAGATGACGGTGGATCAGGCCGCCGCCCTGATGGCGCCCCTGGAGCAAGCCTACAGGCGCAACAACAGGCCGACGCAGCCGATGAACGGCCGCATCGTCCAGGTCTACTACCACCGGTTCATGAACAAGAAGACGGCGCCGTAG